One genomic segment of Bradyrhizobium prioriisuperbiae includes these proteins:
- a CDS encoding DUF4118 domain-containing protein, which yields MGLAEENIAMSTQRVTPQREIRPLTDTDPIPALDLFKAPLVLRYLAAFLMTALATVVAVAVDSNVTIPNLSLVFVIPVIIAAVTFGFGSSFFSAILGALAYNFFLTEPRYTLNVDDPANIWAIALLFVVGCIASPVASIARRRADDAARLRQQAAVLRSYSRDTLAAGGTKAIIVNTANALEALFHVPVAVITMSGPAVDLVERRGNLELLQAELEAGQSTLTTGKAFPAGLYPFDTSRFDFWPVATSMGQQAIIGLAFDPDERPLKPGVLVDIVGSVLALALDRQHLKA from the coding sequence ATGGGCCTTGCTGAAGAGAACATTGCTATGAGCACTCAGAGAGTGACGCCGCAGCGCGAGATCAGGCCGCTCACCGACACTGATCCCATTCCGGCGCTGGACCTGTTCAAGGCGCCGCTGGTCCTGCGATACCTTGCGGCATTCCTGATGACCGCCCTGGCGACGGTGGTGGCGGTCGCCGTCGACAGCAATGTGACGATCCCGAACCTCTCGCTCGTGTTCGTGATTCCCGTCATCATTGCCGCTGTTACGTTCGGCTTCGGCTCTTCCTTCTTTTCGGCAATCCTCGGCGCTCTCGCCTACAATTTCTTCCTCACCGAGCCGCGCTACACACTCAATGTCGACGACCCGGCCAACATATGGGCCATTGCGCTGCTGTTCGTTGTCGGATGCATCGCGAGTCCCGTGGCCTCGATCGCCCGACGCAGGGCCGACGACGCGGCGCGCCTGAGACAACAAGCTGCAGTGCTCCGGAGTTATAGCCGCGATACCCTGGCGGCCGGTGGTACAAAAGCGATCATCGTCAACACCGCCAACGCTCTTGAAGCCCTCTTCCACGTCCCCGTTGCCGTCATCACAATGTCAGGGCCTGCCGTGGATCTCGTCGAGCGACGCGGCAATCTTGAGCTGCTCCAGGCAGAACTCGAGGCGGGGCAATCGACCCTGACCACCGGGAAAGCCTTCCCGGCTGGACTGTACCCGTTCGATACCTCGCGGTTCGATTTCTGGCCTGTGGCAACCTCCATGGGGCAACAGGCCATCATTGGACTGGCATTTGATCCCGACGAACGGCCGCTTAAACCCGGTGTTCTGGTCGACATTGTCGGGAGCGTTCTTGCCCTTGCTCTCGACCGGCAGCATCTCAAAGCTTGA
- a CDS encoding class II aldolase/adducin family protein → MQFRVSPTSLKECSAEEWEARVDLAAAHRLAVMHGFNEGIFNHLTFVVPGHSDRYYQIPFGMHWSEVKASSFMEVGIDDGEVKRGAGDVERSCYCIHAPIHKALPQAKAVFHTHMPYASALTRLEDPRIKEIGQTEVGMMGRIAYDDEYTGPAFDPEEGRRLAKVIGDKTVLFMANHGISTVGETVADAYDRLYYIERAAQVQIYAMWTGQPLKQLPAAVVEKTKREIGGNRRYDGPSPAQRHFDALKRILDRQEPDYAS, encoded by the coding sequence ATGCAGTTCCGGGTTTCGCCGACGTCACTCAAGGAGTGCAGTGCCGAGGAGTGGGAGGCGCGGGTTGATCTCGCGGCCGCGCATCGGCTGGCCGTCATGCACGGCTTCAACGAGGGCATCTTCAACCACCTGACCTTCGTGGTTCCCGGACATAGCGACCGCTATTACCAGATCCCGTTCGGCATGCACTGGTCCGAGGTGAAGGCGTCATCCTTCATGGAGGTCGGCATCGACGACGGCGAGGTCAAACGCGGTGCGGGCGATGTCGAGCGCTCCTGCTATTGCATCCATGCGCCGATCCACAAGGCCTTGCCGCAGGCCAAGGCGGTATTCCACACCCACATGCCCTATGCCAGCGCGCTGACGCGGCTGGAAGATCCGCGCATCAAGGAGATCGGCCAGACCGAAGTGGGGATGATGGGCCGGATCGCCTATGACGACGAATACACCGGCCCCGCCTTCGATCCCGAAGAAGGCCGGCGCCTCGCCAAAGTGATCGGCGACAAGACCGTGCTGTTCATGGCCAATCACGGCATCAGCACCGTGGGCGAGACCGTGGCCGACGCCTATGACCGGCTCTATTATATCGAGCGCGCGGCGCAGGTGCAGATCTATGCGATGTGGACGGGCCAGCCGCTGAAGCAGCTTCCCGCCGCCGTGGTCGAAAAGACCAAGCGGGAGATCGGCGGTAACCGACGCTATGACGGCCCCTCGCCGGCGCAGCGGCACTTCGATGCCTTGAAGCGTATCCTGGATCGGCAGGAGCCGGATTACGCGTCTTAA
- a CDS encoding SUKH-3 domain-containing protein: MIEVPASARPLFVAAGWRPGRRTAAAPDVRHDHPAAAVLAELGGLLVGHLTFQPLPPDDLIFDVWEKLLSTQLVGVAETRHGYAGLYMDSSGRCFGHTIVDDGFYFEGASFGEAIEGLLLGRRSRPMLRPEQSTVWCYGEEIRADDPRVYRYR, from the coding sequence ATGATCGAAGTGCCTGCAAGTGCGCGACCGTTGTTTGTCGCGGCGGGGTGGCGTCCGGGCCGGAGGACTGCTGCGGCCCCCGACGTGAGACACGACCATCCTGCTGCGGCCGTCTTGGCCGAACTCGGTGGGTTGCTGGTAGGCCACCTCACATTTCAGCCGCTCCCTCCGGACGATCTTATTTTCGACGTGTGGGAAAAACTGCTCTCCACACAGTTGGTCGGCGTAGCCGAGACCCGTCATGGCTATGCGGGGCTGTACATGGACAGTTCCGGCCGCTGCTTTGGCCACACAATTGTGGACGACGGATTCTATTTTGAAGGGGCGTCGTTCGGCGAGGCAATCGAAGGCTTGCTGCTCGGTCGACGTTCCCGGCCGATGCTTCGCCCGGAGCAAAGCACGGTATGGTGCTATGGGGAGGAAATCAGGGCTGACGATCCGAGAGTGTACAGGTATCGATAG
- a CDS encoding NYN domain-containing protein: MTSDQRLPRFAVLIDADNTSPRIAEGLFEEVAKFGEASVRRIYGDFSNQRLKSWADILQRFAIDPYQQFAYTTGKNASDIALVIDAMDLLHSGRFDGFCLVSSDSDFTRLASRLREQGADVYGFGAQKTPESFRQACRRFIYTENLLPEPRASGPEPASKSTSLEPPNAAVPILSKAVAQLESEDGWVRLRDVGKQLSNLVSDFDVRTYGFGKLSDLVRKTNAFDIEQVEGGQMRIRAKRENRSGAAKTRSRTRGAGR, from the coding sequence ATGACCAGTGATCAGCGGCTGCCCCGTTTTGCCGTTCTCATCGATGCGGACAATACCTCGCCGCGGATTGCGGAAGGTCTGTTCGAGGAGGTCGCCAAGTTCGGCGAGGCCAGCGTTCGCCGCATCTATGGCGACTTTTCCAATCAGCGGCTGAAGTCGTGGGCGGACATCCTGCAGCGGTTTGCGATCGACCCCTATCAGCAGTTCGCCTACACCACGGGCAAGAATGCGTCCGATATCGCGCTGGTGATCGATGCGATGGATCTGCTGCACAGCGGCCGCTTCGATGGCTTCTGCCTGGTGTCGTCGGACAGCGATTTTACCCGCCTGGCCTCTCGCCTGCGTGAGCAGGGCGCCGACGTCTATGGCTTTGGCGCCCAGAAAACCCCGGAGAGTTTCCGGCAGGCCTGCCGCAGGTTCATTTACACCGAAAACCTGCTGCCGGAGCCGCGGGCGTCGGGGCCCGAGCCGGCTTCCAAGTCGACATCACTGGAACCGCCGAACGCGGCCGTCCCGATTCTCAGCAAAGCCGTGGCGCAACTCGAGAGCGAAGACGGCTGGGTTCGCCTGCGCGACGTGGGCAAGCAATTGTCGAACCTGGTGTCGGATTTCGACGTCCGCACCTATGGCTTCGGCAAACTGAGCGACCTTGTCCGAAAGACAAATGCATTCGACATCGAGCAGGTCGAAGGCGGACAGATGCGCATCAGGGCCAAGAGAGAGAACAGGAGTGGGGCCGCGAAAACGAGATCGCGCACCAGAGGCGCCGGTCGCTGA
- a CDS encoding DNA-3-methyladenine glycosylase I has product MTPFKTIRARAEKRKGGPKALSLLLPPAPNPKALAKLGDDRVLAEMTRRVFSAGFAWSVIETKWPGFEEAFVGFAPGRLSLQPDEFWDALMKDTGIVRNGAKIMSVRANASFVRDIAKEHGSFGKMLAKWPSSDQIGLLELLVKRGSRLGGNTGQMLLRFLGWDGFVTSKDVVICLRDAGLDIAETVTSKRDLAKVQAQFNAWHEETGLPYIHLSRICAMSIGENYDAEKLAGFMGAED; this is encoded by the coding sequence ATGACGCCGTTCAAGACCATCCGCGCCCGTGCCGAAAAACGCAAAGGCGGCCCCAAGGCGCTGAGCCTGCTGCTTCCGCCCGCGCCCAATCCGAAGGCACTTGCCAAGCTTGGCGATGATCGCGTTCTCGCCGAGATGACCCGGCGGGTGTTCTCGGCGGGCTTCGCCTGGAGTGTGATCGAGACAAAGTGGCCGGGATTCGAAGAGGCATTTGTTGGTTTCGCACCCGGCCGCCTCTCGCTGCAGCCCGACGAGTTCTGGGATGCCTTGATGAAGGACACCGGCATCGTGCGCAACGGCGCCAAGATCATGTCGGTGCGGGCCAACGCCAGCTTCGTCCGTGATATCGCGAAGGAGCACGGCAGTTTCGGCAAGATGCTGGCCAAGTGGCCGTCCTCTGACCAAATCGGATTGCTTGAACTGCTGGTGAAGCGCGGCAGCAGGCTTGGCGGCAACACCGGTCAGATGCTGCTGCGATTTCTCGGCTGGGATGGATTCGTCACATCAAAGGATGTGGTGATCTGCCTGCGTGATGCCGGGCTCGATATCGCCGAGACCGTGACATCGAAACGCGATCTCGCCAAGGTGCAGGCCCAGTTCAATGCCTGGCACGAGGAGACGGGCTTGCCCTACATACACCTGTCCCGCATTTGCGCCATGTCGATCGGCGAAAACTACGACGCCGAGAAGCTTGCAGGTTTCATGGGGGCCGAGGATTGA
- a CDS encoding ABC transporter substrate-binding protein codes for MLIARLSAAFALTALLLSQQPAMAETTLRIAMTASDIPTTTGMPNNGFEGMRFLGYPIFEGLVLWDLTRTDRLATLRPGLAETWEQNPEDNKTWIFHLRHGVKFHDGTDFNADAVIWNLDRYFNSESPQFEPPGSGITRSRVPLMGSYKKIDDFTVAITTTTPASYFPYMAVYILFTSPASFEKAERNWGKVATLPAAGTGPFRITKLVPRQEADLARFDGYWDTARKAKVDTVVLMPIHEVNSRLAALRSGQVDWIEVPPPDGIASLKSAGFTVTTGSYPHVWPWFYNIGATDSPFKDVRVRQALNYCIDRDGLVAFLNGTAEPSVGWLKTSDPNFGAPVNRYKFDPAKGKALLAEAGYTAAKPLSFKTMISSSGSGQMLPMPMNEFLQQNLKEACGVNVQIDVVEWQVLLTAARATPDSPSLQGAMSLNVSSPSSDVGVMARYFSSANFSPKGFNFEQWKDDAFDDALKTLAEATDPAAIAQATRKAHERLIDNPPWLYILHDLNPRAMSPKVKGFVSPQSWFVDLTLVSMQ; via the coding sequence ATGCTCATTGCTCGCCTGTCCGCCGCTTTCGCGCTCACCGCCCTGCTGCTGTCGCAACAACCGGCCATGGCCGAGACGACCCTGCGCATCGCCATGACCGCATCCGACATTCCCACCACCACCGGAATGCCGAATAACGGCTTCGAGGGCATGCGTTTTCTCGGTTATCCGATCTTCGAGGGACTGGTGCTGTGGGACCTGACCCGGACCGATCGACTGGCGACCCTGCGCCCGGGACTCGCGGAGACATGGGAACAGAACCCGGAAGACAACAAGACCTGGATCTTCCATCTGCGCCATGGCGTGAAATTCCATGACGGCACCGATTTCAACGCCGACGCCGTGATCTGGAATCTCGACCGTTATTTCAACAGCGAGAGCCCGCAATTCGAGCCGCCGGGGTCCGGCATCACGCGGTCGCGCGTGCCGCTGATGGGCAGCTACAAGAAGATCGACGACTTCACCGTCGCCATCACCACCACGACGCCGGCATCGTATTTCCCCTATATGGCGGTCTATATCCTGTTCACCTCGCCGGCGTCGTTCGAGAAGGCCGAGCGCAACTGGGGCAAGGTCGCCACCCTGCCGGCCGCGGGCACCGGCCCGTTCCGCATCACCAAGCTGGTGCCGCGGCAGGAGGCCGATCTCGCGCGCTTCGACGGCTACTGGGACACCGCCAGGAAGGCGAAAGTCGATACCGTGGTGCTGATGCCGATCCACGAAGTGAACTCGCGGCTGGCCGCGCTGCGCTCCGGCCAGGTCGACTGGATCGAAGTGCCGCCGCCCGACGGCATCGCCTCGCTGAAGTCGGCGGGATTCACCGTCACCACCGGCTCCTATCCCCATGTCTGGCCGTGGTTCTACAACATCGGCGCGACCGACAGCCCGTTCAAGGACGTCAGGGTGCGCCAGGCCCTGAACTATTGCATCGATCGCGACGGCCTGGTGGCGTTCCTCAACGGCACGGCGGAGCCGTCGGTCGGCTGGCTCAAGACCAGCGATCCGAATTTCGGCGCGCCGGTCAATCGCTATAAGTTCGACCCCGCCAAGGGCAAGGCGCTGCTGGCCGAGGCCGGATACACCGCGGCCAAACCACTCTCGTTCAAGACCATGATTTCGAGTTCCGGCTCGGGGCAGATGCTGCCGATGCCCATGAACGAATTCCTGCAGCAGAACCTCAAGGAGGCCTGCGGCGTCAATGTGCAGATCGACGTGGTGGAATGGCAGGTGCTGCTGACGGCCGCCCGTGCGACGCCGGACAGCCCGAGCCTGCAGGGCGCGATGTCGCTCAATGTCAGCTCGCCCTCGTCCGACGTCGGCGTCATGGCGCGCTATTTCTCATCGGCCAATTTTTCGCCCAAGGGCTTCAATTTCGAGCAGTGGAAGGATGACGCGTTCGACGATGCGTTGAAGACGCTGGCCGAAGCCACCGACCCCGCTGCGATCGCCCAGGCCACGCGCAAGGCGCATGAGCGCCTGATCGACAATCCGCCCTGGCTCTACATCTTGCACGACCTCAACCCGCGCGCGATGAGCCCGAAGGTCAAAGGCTTTGTCTCCCCGCAATCCTGGTTTGTCGATTTGACCCTTGTCAGCATGCAGTGA
- a CDS encoding amidase — MNDASPAATDPSLLPAATLAQEIAARRLSPVDVVDALLARIETLEPKLHAFVAVYGSGARLAAEAAHKAIRSGHAVGPLHGVPIALKDLIELEGQITTGGSANWRTRRSAVTATIARRMISAGMIVLGKTHTVEFAYGGWGTNQHMGTPWNPWDMATPRTPGGSSSGSGVAVAARLAPWAIGTDTGGSVRLPAAYCGLTGLKVTIGRISTHGILPLSTSFDTPGPMTRSVEDAALLYNLLQGPDPLDPNTRGILPADPQPTLKRGVRGLRLGRMPAAEREGVAADMLAAYDRSLDVLAGLGAEIVDIVLPFRFVDCVAAYAIVQAEAYFNAGHLAQDVSLQLGDAVRKRVLAGAKVSAQDYLANRRVQQDFKQAMNHALDGIDALLTPTTETAAIPLAEVDEDKVPSRFTRFGNLLEMCALALPNGATATGLPLSLQITCRGYDEATALRIGHAYQQATDWHQRAPPV, encoded by the coding sequence ATGAATGACGCCAGCCCTGCCGCCACCGATCCGTCCCTGCTTCCGGCCGCCACCCTCGCGCAAGAGATCGCCGCCAGACGCCTGTCGCCCGTCGATGTGGTCGATGCGCTGCTGGCGCGTATCGAGACGCTCGAACCCAAGCTGCATGCGTTTGTCGCCGTCTATGGCTCCGGCGCGCGGCTTGCAGCGGAAGCGGCACACAAGGCGATCCGCTCCGGCCATGCCGTCGGACCGCTGCATGGCGTGCCGATCGCGCTGAAGGATCTGATCGAACTCGAGGGACAGATCACCACCGGCGGCTCCGCCAACTGGCGCACCCGCCGCTCGGCCGTGACGGCGACCATCGCGCGGCGCATGATATCGGCCGGCATGATCGTGCTCGGCAAGACCCACACCGTCGAGTTTGCCTATGGCGGCTGGGGCACCAACCAGCACATGGGCACACCCTGGAATCCGTGGGACATGGCAACGCCCCGCACACCCGGCGGATCGAGCAGCGGCTCTGGTGTCGCGGTCGCGGCGCGCCTGGCGCCATGGGCGATCGGCACCGACACCGGCGGATCGGTGCGGCTGCCCGCCGCCTATTGCGGGCTGACCGGGCTGAAGGTGACGATCGGGCGCATCAGTACCCATGGCATCCTTCCGCTCAGCACGTCATTCGACACGCCCGGACCGATGACGCGGTCGGTCGAGGATGCGGCGCTGCTCTACAATCTGCTGCAAGGGCCCGATCCGCTCGATCCGAACACCCGCGGCATTTTGCCGGCCGATCCCCAACCGACGCTGAAGCGCGGCGTGCGCGGGCTCCGCCTGGGACGCATGCCGGCGGCCGAGCGTGAGGGCGTCGCCGCGGACATGCTGGCAGCGTATGACCGCTCGCTTGACGTGCTCGCAGGTCTCGGGGCCGAGATCGTCGACATTGTGCTTCCGTTCCGGTTCGTCGATTGCGTCGCCGCCTACGCCATCGTGCAGGCGGAGGCTTATTTCAATGCCGGCCATCTGGCGCAGGACGTGTCGCTGCAACTCGGTGACGCCGTGCGCAAACGCGTGTTGGCCGGTGCAAAGGTATCCGCGCAGGATTATCTCGCCAACCGCAGGGTGCAGCAGGATTTCAAGCAGGCGATGAACCATGCGCTTGACGGCATCGATGCCCTGCTGACGCCGACCACCGAGACTGCTGCCATCCCGCTTGCCGAGGTCGACGAAGATAAAGTGCCATCGCGCTTTACCCGTTTCGGCAATCTACTGGAGATGTGCGCCCTGGCGCTGCCGAACGGCGCCACGGCAACAGGCTTGCCACTGTCGCTGCAGATCACGTGCCGCGGTTATGACGAAGCCACCGCACTGCGCATCGGTCACGCCTATCAGCAGGCTACCGATTGGCATCAACGGGCGCCGCCGGTGTGA
- a CDS encoding ring-opening amidohydrolase, with translation MTRTTSIDVIRIPTKGPGDVSGLVKLIETGKLQPSAILAILGKTEGNGGVNDFTREYATAALCSALAPYLKLPPHDVEARIAFVMSGGTEGVLSPHLIVFTRAVHAEHATAITGKRLSIGIAQTRDFLPEEIGRQAQIEETADAVRRAMADAGIDDVRDVHFVQIKCPLLTMERIAAAYTRGRTTATIGTYTSMAYSRGASALGVALALGEIDKAVRDDQVLKDWELFSSVASTSSGIELMHNVVIVMGNSTAAASPFVIGHAVMSDAIDAAAVMDALDSVGLGREATDPAAQRRLVNVFAKAEAAPDGTVRGQRHTMLEDTDISSTRHARAAVGGLIAGLSGTSAVYVSGGAEHQGPPGGGPVAAIARVS, from the coding sequence ATGACACGCACGACCTCCATCGACGTCATCCGAATTCCGACCAAAGGCCCCGGCGATGTCTCGGGGCTGGTGAAGCTGATCGAAACCGGAAAGCTTCAACCATCAGCAATCCTTGCGATCCTCGGCAAGACCGAGGGCAATGGCGGGGTGAATGATTTCACCCGGGAATACGCGACAGCTGCGCTCTGCAGCGCGCTTGCGCCTTATCTCAAGCTGCCGCCGCATGACGTCGAGGCCAGGATTGCCTTCGTCATGTCGGGTGGCACCGAAGGTGTGCTCAGTCCGCATCTCATCGTGTTCACGCGCGCAGTACATGCTGAACACGCTACCGCCATCACCGGCAAACGCCTGAGCATCGGCATCGCGCAGACCCGCGATTTCCTGCCCGAGGAGATCGGACGCCAGGCGCAGATCGAGGAGACCGCCGACGCGGTGCGCCGCGCCATGGCGGATGCCGGCATCGACGATGTCCGAGACGTGCACTTTGTGCAGATCAAGTGCCCGCTGCTGACCATGGAGCGGATCGCGGCGGCTTACACGCGCGGCCGAACCACCGCGACCATCGGCACCTACACATCGATGGCGTATTCGCGCGGCGCCTCCGCGCTTGGCGTGGCGCTGGCGCTTGGCGAGATCGACAAAGCCGTGCGCGACGACCAGGTCTTGAAGGATTGGGAGCTGTTCTCCTCGGTGGCCTCCACCTCCTCCGGCATCGAGCTGATGCATAATGTGGTGATCGTGATGGGCAACTCGACGGCTGCGGCAAGCCCCTTCGTCATCGGCCATGCGGTGATGAGCGACGCCATCGATGCGGCCGCGGTGATGGATGCACTGGACAGCGTCGGCCTCGGCCGGGAGGCCACCGATCCGGCTGCACAACGGCGGCTGGTGAATGTTTTCGCCAAGGCGGAAGCCGCGCCGGACGGAACGGTGCGCGGACAACGCCACACCATGCTGGAAGACACCGACATCAGTTCCACCCGCCACGCCCGCGCCGCGGTCGGCGGGCTGATCGCCGGCCTGTCAGGCACCAGCGCCGTCTATGTCTCGGGCGGCGCTGAACACCAGGGCCCGCCAGGCGGCGGCCCCGTGGCGGCCATCGCCCGGGTTTCATGA
- a CDS encoding TetR/AcrR family transcriptional regulator, with the protein MARAAANARESDRVRMHPEDRRRQILEHAAEYFAEHGLTGQTRGLAAACGISQRLLYRYFPTKEALIDEVYRLAILGPFKAVWFAELSDRNIPLEIRLIRFYTDYFATIFSRKWLRLFMHASLVGVDMAPNYTSSMLLQLFEIMVGEAAHEQGVAIPANKNLQHVIGWTLHGALSHYAIRRHLYDFPQPVPEDQVVAIQVAQFLGGFRSAVMAAG; encoded by the coding sequence GTGGCCCGCGCTGCCGCGAACGCGCGCGAGTCGGACCGGGTGCGGATGCACCCCGAGGATCGCCGCCGCCAGATTCTGGAGCATGCCGCCGAATATTTTGCCGAGCATGGGCTGACCGGGCAAACCCGCGGGCTCGCCGCCGCCTGTGGCATTTCCCAGCGCCTGCTCTATCGCTACTTCCCCACCAAGGAAGCCCTGATCGACGAGGTCTATCGCCTGGCGATCCTCGGGCCATTCAAGGCGGTCTGGTTCGCCGAACTGTCGGACCGTAATATCCCGCTGGAAATAAGGCTGATCCGCTTCTACACGGATTATTTCGCCACCATCTTCTCGCGCAAATGGCTGCGCCTGTTCATGCACGCGTCGCTGGTCGGCGTCGACATGGCGCCGAACTACACCTCGTCCATGCTGCTGCAATTGTTCGAGATCATGGTGGGCGAGGCAGCTCATGAGCAGGGCGTCGCTATTCCCGCCAACAAGAACCTGCAGCATGTGATCGGCTGGACACTGCACGGCGCGCTGTCGCACTACGCGATCCGCCGGCATCTCTATGACTTCCCTCAACCTGTCCCCGAAGACCAGGTGGTGGCGATCCAGGTGGCTCAATTTCTCGGCGGCTTTCGCTCAGCCGTGATGGCCGCGGGCTGA
- a CDS encoding extracellular solute-binding protein codes for MNSSKTSGRAGDLIKGGLGRRDFLKTAALAGAAIGMPHLIRPASAADTLTMQTWSAAVDVVKSHLSAFDKKTGIRVDYGNVPWAQYRETMVTKFAGGAPLDMLWVSDAWLPEWAEAGWIAPIEGFDFLTKYNTDVVQFCTDSMTYKGHQYGLTYYTDYMGFLYDSEKLAAAGFNAPPTSWDEVVTQSLAMKQKGISEFPMMLSMAQESWLIEFMSAIVFSHNGRFTDADGKAIMQHPKDGAVAALQWIVDAVRKHKIVSPACVETGELAGLKALSAGNHAFALLPKYRLRVLNDPAQSKTAGKIKQAMMPMGPNGSHATVGWMRFHGMTAQTAKTKARAEQTARLIEWFGGKADGQYTFQKLLFLDAGADFGVKPLYQDAEVQAAYTKFADFNIIQQQQTLARKKDVIAPWFGEWNETNGAAWQAAVLGNVTPEAALDQSAKSWTKLKSRA; via the coding sequence ATGAATTCCAGCAAGACATCCGGACGGGCCGGAGACCTGATCAAGGGCGGGCTCGGACGACGCGACTTCCTGAAGACGGCGGCTTTGGCCGGCGCGGCAATCGGGATGCCGCATCTCATCAGGCCCGCATCGGCGGCCGATACACTGACCATGCAGACATGGTCGGCGGCGGTGGATGTGGTGAAGAGCCACCTTTCTGCGTTCGACAAGAAGACCGGCATTCGCGTCGACTACGGCAACGTGCCCTGGGCACAGTACCGCGAGACCATGGTGACAAAATTCGCCGGCGGCGCGCCGCTCGACATGCTGTGGGTGTCGGACGCCTGGTTGCCGGAATGGGCCGAGGCCGGCTGGATTGCGCCGATCGAGGGCTTCGATTTCCTGACCAAATACAACACCGACGTGGTGCAGTTCTGCACCGACTCGATGACCTACAAGGGCCACCAGTACGGCCTGACCTATTACACCGACTATATGGGATTCCTGTACGACTCCGAGAAGCTTGCCGCGGCCGGGTTCAACGCGCCACCGACAAGCTGGGACGAGGTCGTCACCCAATCGCTGGCGATGAAGCAGAAGGGGATCTCCGAATTCCCGATGATGCTGTCGATGGCGCAGGAAAGCTGGCTGATCGAATTCATGTCGGCCATCGTGTTCTCGCACAACGGCCGCTTCACCGACGCCGACGGCAAGGCGATCATGCAGCACCCCAAGGACGGGGCGGTAGCTGCCCTGCAGTGGATTGTCGATGCGGTGCGCAAGCACAAGATCGTTTCGCCGGCCTGCGTGGAAACCGGCGAACTCGCCGGACTGAAGGCACTCTCGGCCGGCAACCATGCCTTCGCGCTGCTGCCGAAATACCGGCTGCGGGTGCTGAACGATCCGGCCCAGTCCAAGACCGCCGGCAAGATCAAACAGGCGATGATGCCGATGGGGCCGAACGGCTCGCACGCGACCGTCGGCTGGATGCGCTTCCACGGCATGACCGCGCAGACCGCCAAGACAAAGGCGCGCGCGGAGCAGACCGCGCGGCTGATCGAGTGGTTCGGCGGCAAGGCGGACGGCCAGTACACCTTCCAGAAACTGCTGTTCCTGGATGCCGGCGCCGATTTCGGCGTCAAGCCACTCTACCAGGACGCCGAGGTGCAGGCGGCCTATACGAAGTTCGCCGACTTCAACATCATCCAGCAGCAGCAGACGCTCGCCCGCAAGAAGGACGTGATCGCACCCTGGTTCGGCGAGTGGAACGAGACCAACGGCGCGGCCTGGCAGGCCGCGGTGCTCGGCAATGTCACGCCGGAGGCCGCACTCGATCAGTCGGCGAAATCCTGGACCAAGCTGAAATCGCGCGCATGA